Proteins encoded in a region of the Elaeis guineensis isolate ETL-2024a chromosome 7, EG11, whole genome shotgun sequence genome:
- the LOC140859036 gene encoding putative germin-like protein 2-1, which yields MAAHFLFLALLALASSHAIASDPSQLQDFCVADLHSDVFVNGFFCKDPKMAKAEDFFFSGLDKPRDTGNKLGSNVTLVDVNKLAGLNTLGISLARLDFAPYGLNPPHTHPRGTEILVVLEGTLYVGFVTSNPNNQLFTKVLHEGDVFVFPQGLIHFQFNNGKTSAVAFSGLSSQNPGLITIANAVFGAKPPISDEVLAKAFQLDKKTVDWLQAQFWMDNNN from the exons ATGGCTGCCCATTTCCTCTTCCTTGCACTCCTTGCTCTGGCTTCATCTCATGCCATTGCTTCTGATCCTAGCCAACTCCAAGACTTCTGCGTCGCTGATCTTCACTCAGATG TGTTTGTGAATGGGTTTTTCTGCAAGGACCCCAAGATGGCCAAAGCCGAAGATTTCTTCTTCTCTGGACTCGACAAGCCCCGTGACACAGGAAACAAGCTTGGGTCCAATGTGACTCTAGTCGATGTGAACAAACTTGCTGGGCTCAACACCCTTGGCATCTCGCTTGCTCGCCTAGACTTTGCACCCTATGGTCTCAACCCTCCTCACACCCATCCAAGGGGAACTGAGATCCTTGTAGTGTTGGAAGGCACGCTCTACGTTGGCTTCGTAACATCTAACCCCAACAACCAGCTCTTCACTAAGGTCCTTCATGAGGGTGATGTGTTCGTATTTCCTCAAGGCCTCATCCACTTCCAGTTCAACAATGGGAAGACCAGCGCCGTTGCCTTTTCTGGTCTGAGCAGCCAGAACCCTGGTTTGATCACCATAGCCAATGCGGTCTTTGGAGCGAAGCCACCCATCTCTGATGAAGTTCTTGCCAAGGCCTTCCAACTGGACAAAAAGACTGTGGATTGGCTCCAGGCTCAATTCTGGATGGACAACAACAACTAG